In one window of uncultured Acetobacteroides sp. DNA:
- a CDS encoding ketoacyl-ACP synthase III gives MIRQSVCNKIYIYHMNQTIYSVITGTGSYLPERVVKNEEFLGCQFYGNDHQPLDKSNEEIIQKFLEITTIAERRYVADDQLTSDIVHLASARAIEAAGIDPETLDYVIVAHNYGDVLPGSNRVDIVPCVAARVKHLLGIKNPATVAYDVPFGCPGWVQAMIQANYYLRSGDAKRILVAGGDTLSRISDPHDRDRMIFADGAGAVILEARPSDEPVGMLVHKTRSDTFLYSKMLQMGPSLNPAEYEATGNLYIRMNGRRLYMYALEHVPQAIKDCLDAANLQLSDISKVLIHQANGKMDDAILDRLYSLYDMTPPADVMPMTISWLGNSSVATVPTLLDLIVKGQLAPHEIKKGDTVVVASVGAGMNINAFVYKMA, from the coding sequence TTGATACGGCAATCCGTATGTAACAAGATTTATATTTACCATATGAACCAAACGATCTACAGCGTCATTACCGGAACGGGGAGCTACCTCCCCGAGCGAGTTGTGAAGAATGAGGAATTTTTGGGCTGCCAGTTCTACGGCAACGACCACCAGCCGCTCGACAAGAGCAACGAGGAGATCATCCAGAAGTTTTTGGAGATAACCACCATCGCCGAGCGCCGCTACGTCGCCGATGACCAGCTGACCTCCGACATCGTACACCTGGCCTCCGCCAGGGCCATCGAGGCAGCCGGCATCGACCCCGAAACGCTCGACTACGTGATTGTAGCCCACAACTACGGCGACGTGCTGCCCGGCAGCAACCGCGTGGACATCGTGCCCTGCGTGGCCGCCCGCGTGAAGCACCTGCTGGGCATCAAGAACCCCGCAACGGTAGCCTACGACGTTCCCTTCGGCTGCCCCGGATGGGTGCAGGCCATGATCCAGGCCAACTACTACCTGCGCTCGGGCGACGCCAAGCGCATCCTGGTAGCCGGTGGCGACACCCTCTCGCGCATATCGGATCCGCACGACCGCGACCGCATGATCTTTGCCGATGGCGCCGGCGCCGTGATCCTCGAGGCTAGGCCCAGCGACGAGCCCGTGGGCATGCTGGTCCACAAGACCCGCTCCGACACCTTCCTCTACTCCAAGATGCTCCAGATGGGCCCCTCGCTCAACCCCGCCGAGTACGAGGCTACAGGCAACCTCTACATCCGCATGAACGGGCGTAGGCTGTACATGTACGCCCTCGAGCATGTGCCCCAGGCCATCAAGGACTGCCTCGACGCGGCCAACCTGCAGCTCTCCGACATCAGCAAGGTGCTCATCCACCAGGCCAACGGCAAGATGGACGACGCCATCCTCGACCGCCTCTACAGCCTCTACGACATGACCCCACCGGCCGACGTAATGCCGATGACCATCTCGTGGCTGGGCAACTCGTCGGTGGCCACCGTACCCACGCTGCTCGACCTCATCGTGAAGGGCCAGCTCGCCCCCCACGAAATCAAGAAGGGCGACACCGTGGTTGTTGCCTCGGTTGGCGCAGGAATGAACATCAACGCCTTTGTCTACAAGATGGCGTAG
- a CDS encoding GNAT family N-acetyltransferase, giving the protein MENIEVKRASVNDIEALQAIGRQTFFETFSAENTAEDMQKYLSEGFSDKKLAAELGDPNSEFYLALLDGSVIGYLKLNYGPSQTEIKDSEALEIERIYVLKEFHGKKVGQLLYAKAMQVAQQMNASYVWLGVWEKNPRAINFYRKNGFVEFDKHVFQLGNDEQTDIMMKRPLKSR; this is encoded by the coding sequence ATGGAAAATATAGAGGTTAAGCGGGCATCGGTAAACGACATAGAAGCACTGCAGGCAATTGGGCGGCAAACCTTTTTCGAGACATTCTCGGCCGAGAACACGGCAGAGGATATGCAAAAGTACCTAAGCGAAGGCTTCTCCGACAAGAAGCTGGCCGCCGAGCTTGGCGACCCCAACTCGGAGTTCTACCTTGCGCTGCTCGACGGTAGCGTAATTGGGTATCTGAAGTTGAACTACGGCCCGTCGCAAACCGAGATAAAGGATAGCGAAGCGCTAGAGATAGAGCGAATTTACGTGCTGAAGGAATTCCACGGGAAAAAGGTGGGGCAGCTGCTCTACGCGAAGGCCATGCAGGTGGCCCAGCAGATGAACGCCAGCTACGTGTGGCTGGGCGTATGGGAGAAGAATCCGAGGGCAATTAACTTCTACCGCAAAAATGGCTTTGTGGAGTTCGACAAGCACGTCTTCCAGCTGGGCAACGACGAGCAGACCGACATCATGATGAAGCGGCCGCTGAAAAGTAGGTAA
- the arcC gene encoding carbamate kinase: protein MSTKKLAVIALGGNALLRGNQQGTIEEQEQNATDTLENIVFLLRQGYNLVISHGNGPQVGNALLQNDAGEQVYNLPQMPLDVCVADTQGSIGYIIERALRNVLHKHNIKREVVTLVTPVLVDINDTAFSNPTKRVGRIYSKEAADKLAASKGWVFKEEVKDTGSGWRRVVPSPTPKGILNERVIESMADQGFIVIASGGGGIPVYYDEADTLRAAEAVIDKDSASALLASNIKANEFYILTDVPFIYLNYKKPNQQIAEFLNHADTKKYLDMGMFGEGSMAPKIRAALKFIELGGEKSIITEATKLEDKKYGSKITMEYDTEDKPIGCSC from the coding sequence ATGAGTACAAAAAAGCTAGCTGTGATTGCACTAGGCGGCAATGCGCTGCTTCGGGGCAACCAGCAGGGAACCATCGAAGAGCAGGAGCAAAATGCAACCGACACCCTAGAAAACATTGTATTCCTACTTCGCCAGGGCTACAATCTGGTAATAAGCCACGGCAATGGCCCACAGGTAGGCAACGCGCTACTCCAGAACGACGCCGGCGAGCAGGTGTACAACCTCCCCCAAATGCCGCTGGACGTTTGCGTCGCCGACACCCAGGGCTCCATTGGCTACATCATAGAGCGCGCCCTACGCAACGTGCTGCACAAGCACAACATCAAGCGCGAGGTGGTTACGCTGGTAACCCCGGTACTGGTAGATATCAACGACACCGCCTTCTCTAACCCCACCAAGCGTGTTGGCCGCATCTACTCGAAAGAGGCTGCCGACAAGTTGGCCGCCAGCAAGGGATGGGTTTTCAAGGAAGAGGTAAAGGATACCGGCAGCGGATGGCGCCGCGTGGTTCCATCGCCAACCCCTAAGGGCATCCTCAACGAGAGGGTGATCGAGAGCATGGCCGACCAAGGCTTCATCGTCATCGCATCGGGCGGTGGTGGCATTCCCGTTTACTACGACGAGGCAGACACTCTTCGCGCAGCCGAGGCAGTTATCGACAAGGACTCCGCATCGGCGCTTCTGGCCTCCAACATCAAGGCCAACGAATTCTACATCCTCACCGATGTGCCCTTCATCTACCTCAACTACAAGAAACCTAACCAGCAAATTGCCGAATTCCTAAACCATGCCGACACCAAGAAGTACCTCGACATGGGCATGTTTGGCGAGGGTAGCATGGCTCCTAAGATTCGTGCAGCGCTTAAGTTCATCGAGTTGGGCGGCGAAAAGAGCATTATCACCGAGGCAACCAAGCTCGAGGATAAGAAGTACGGCTCCAAGATCACCATGGAGTACGACACCGAGGATAAGCCAATTGGCTGTAGCTGCTAG
- a CDS encoding AidA/PixA family protein, with protein sequence MIRKEAENNEIRDMLALKSTQQILYVNTTIDTQAIIDHPEWYAISKDPNNPTMINTRQVPDPNDPKKTVPFNPIYMVATYNSSMYSGTTDLKVNAQVGDHICWASQSETSNMDHAAYIYKIFGDENVFYNTTTSYHNYQKEVKVPSRKDPLTLVSETRTFPFVDAAIENRGSEAYHFCFEVYKRGTDGTQQLYGYFKEDPRIEVKQ encoded by the coding sequence ATGATTAGAAAAGAGGCAGAAAACAATGAAATTCGCGACATGTTGGCGCTAAAGTCTACGCAACAAATTCTCTACGTGAATACCACCATCGACACGCAAGCCATTATCGACCATCCAGAGTGGTATGCCATTTCCAAAGATCCGAACAACCCTACAATGATAAACACCAGGCAAGTTCCAGATCCTAACGATCCTAAAAAAACGGTTCCATTTAATCCAATATACATGGTTGCTACCTACAACAGCAGCATGTACTCGGGCACAACGGACCTAAAGGTAAATGCACAGGTGGGTGACCATATTTGCTGGGCCTCACAGTCCGAAACCTCTAACATGGATCATGCCGCCTACATCTATAAGATTTTCGGGGACGAGAATGTGTTTTACAACACCACCACCAGCTATCACAACTACCAAAAAGAGGTAAAAGTTCCATCCCGGAAGGATCCTCTCACGCTCGTTTCTGAAACTAGAACATTCCCATTCGTTGATGCAGCCATAGAAAATAGAGGCTCTGAGGCATACCACTTCTGCTTCGAAGTTTACAAGAGGGGAACAGACGGCACGCAGCAGCTATACGGATACTTTAAGGAAGATCCTCGAATTGAGGTAAAGCAGTAG
- a CDS encoding DNA translocase FtsK, whose product MSTKEKTTKKETAKKENQVAENHMDGRYSFIVGIFILFFAAYLLLAIVSYFFTWESDQSFIWQKVFSSSLISVDNWTGKVGAFLSNALVNKGFGISAIGFPFIMALIGLRVLKFRPYPFRKTLRTLVLGIILLSVILGFAFGEAKGTLGSGLGGEHGYFVSKWMSAFIGKLGTFFVLLFVSIIYAISINRNTIFYINKTVVAVADLFRSKPATPLTESFEEEESVEEEVEVRNEEPKQKPAVKDTQIVRATETEQAKEATFTIVRDEEEEEDSYEQEDVNEQEEVNKSVAFPYNGAVVPPFDIDDKPVEPLTPILLDDSKVKFMLEQTSEEKDADEDVINSELYDPTLELSSYQRPPIELLEDYKSNFRVTEEELIANKEKIVTTLANYKIQIDSIKATTGPTVTLYEIVPAPGVKISKIKNLEDDIALNLAALGIRIIAPIPGKGTIGIEVPNQKPDVVSMLSILKSAKFQESKFDLPIGLGKTISNENFVVDLAKMPHLLVAGATGQGKSVGLNAILTSLLYKKHPSELKLVMVDPKKVELTLYSKIERHFLAMIPDSDDAIITDTQKVIYTLNSLCIEMDSRYDLLKKAQVRNIKEYNEKFVSRRLNPNNGHRFLPYIVVVIDEFADLIMTAGREIETPIARLAQLARAIGIHLVIATQRPTTNIITGVIKANFPARIAFRVTSMIDSRTILDQPGANQLIGRGDMLISTGSDLTRVQCAFVDTPEVERITDFIGNQRAYSTAYLLPEYVPEGQGDAAASVDLDKRDSLFDEAARLIVQNQQGSTSLIQRKFSIGYNRAGRIVDQLEAAGIIGPFEGSKARQVLITDELSLEHILNDLDNR is encoded by the coding sequence ATGAGTACGAAAGAGAAAACCACTAAGAAAGAGACCGCTAAAAAGGAGAATCAAGTCGCCGAAAACCACATGGATGGGCGCTACAGCTTTATTGTAGGCATCTTTATCCTTTTCTTTGCTGCCTACCTGCTGCTGGCTATCGTTTCCTACTTCTTCACCTGGGAGAGCGACCAGAGCTTCATCTGGCAAAAGGTATTTTCGAGTAGCCTGATATCTGTCGATAACTGGACTGGAAAGGTGGGTGCCTTCCTTTCGAATGCCCTCGTGAATAAGGGCTTTGGCATATCTGCTATTGGCTTTCCGTTTATCATGGCGCTCATCGGGCTCCGCGTGCTTAAGTTCCGCCCTTATCCATTTCGCAAGACGTTGCGGACCCTAGTCCTAGGGATTATCCTACTGTCGGTAATTCTGGGCTTTGCCTTTGGCGAGGCAAAGGGAACCTTGGGTAGTGGGCTAGGCGGCGAGCATGGCTACTTCGTTAGCAAGTGGATGTCTGCCTTTATCGGCAAACTGGGAACTTTCTTTGTCCTGCTGTTTGTAAGCATTATCTACGCCATCTCCATCAACCGTAATACCATTTTTTATATAAATAAGACGGTGGTGGCTGTTGCCGATCTGTTTAGGTCGAAACCTGCAACTCCTTTAACCGAATCGTTCGAAGAGGAGGAATCGGTAGAGGAGGAGGTAGAGGTCCGTAACGAAGAGCCAAAGCAAAAGCCAGCGGTAAAGGATACCCAGATTGTTCGTGCTACCGAAACCGAGCAGGCAAAGGAAGCCACCTTCACCATTGTTCGCGACGAAGAGGAGGAGGAAGATTCCTACGAGCAGGAGGATGTTAACGAACAGGAAGAGGTAAACAAATCTGTCGCCTTCCCTTACAACGGGGCTGTTGTGCCTCCTTTCGATATTGATGATAAACCAGTAGAACCGCTCACTCCAATACTGCTCGACGATAGCAAGGTGAAGTTTATGCTCGAGCAGACATCTGAGGAGAAGGATGCTGACGAAGACGTTATCAATAGTGAGCTGTACGATCCTACACTTGAACTTTCGTCGTACCAGCGTCCGCCTATCGAATTGCTCGAAGACTACAAGTCGAATTTCCGCGTTACCGAGGAGGAACTCATCGCCAACAAGGAAAAGATTGTAACCACGCTAGCCAATTATAAGATTCAAATCGATAGCATTAAGGCAACCACCGGTCCAACCGTTACGCTCTACGAGATTGTTCCGGCGCCGGGTGTTAAGATATCGAAGATTAAGAACCTTGAGGATGATATTGCCCTGAACCTTGCCGCGCTGGGTATCCGTATCATTGCGCCAATTCCCGGAAAGGGAACCATCGGTATCGAGGTGCCCAACCAGAAACCCGATGTGGTGTCGATGCTCTCCATCCTTAAGTCTGCAAAGTTTCAGGAGTCAAAGTTCGATTTGCCTATTGGTTTGGGTAAAACCATCTCCAACGAGAACTTTGTTGTCGATTTGGCAAAGATGCCCCACCTTTTGGTGGCTGGTGCAACCGGACAGGGTAAGTCGGTTGGTTTGAATGCCATTCTAACTTCGCTGCTCTACAAGAAGCACCCCTCGGAGTTGAAACTGGTGATGGTCGATCCTAAGAAGGTGGAGTTAACGCTCTACTCTAAGATTGAGCGCCACTTCCTAGCAATGATTCCCGATTCTGATGATGCCATTATTACCGATACGCAAAAGGTTATTTATACGCTTAACTCGCTTTGTATCGAGATGGACTCGCGCTACGACCTGCTCAAGAAGGCGCAGGTGCGCAACATCAAGGAGTATAACGAGAAGTTTGTATCGCGCCGCTTGAATCCGAACAACGGTCACCGATTCCTTCCATACATCGTGGTGGTTATCGACGAGTTTGCCGACCTGATTATGACGGCTGGTCGCGAGATTGAAACGCCTATTGCCCGTTTGGCTCAGCTGGCTCGTGCCATCGGCATTCACCTGGTGATTGCCACCCAGCGTCCAACCACCAATATTATTACGGGGGTAATTAAGGCTAACTTCCCTGCGCGTATCGCCTTTAGGGTAACCTCGATGATCGACTCGCGTACCATTCTTGATCAACCCGGAGCCAACCAGCTTATCGGTAGGGGTGATATGCTTATCTCAACAGGCAGCGATCTTACCCGCGTGCAATGCGCCTTTGTGGATACGCCCGAGGTGGAACGAATCACCGACTTTATTGGCAACCAACGAGCCTACTCTACTGCGTACCTGCTACCAGAGTACGTTCCCGAAGGGCAGGGCGATGCTGCTGCCAGCGTCGATCTCGACAAGCGCGATTCGCTGTTTGACGAGGCTGCTCGCCTTATTGTGCAGAATCAGCAGGGATCAACTTCGCTTATCCAGCGTAAGTTTAGCATTGGCTACAACCGTGCTGGTCGAATTGTCGATCAACTGGAGGCTGCCGGAATTATTGGACCATTCGAGGGTAGCAAGGCTCGTCAGGTGCTTATTACTGATGAGCTCAGCCTCGAACATATTCTAAACGACTTAGACAACAGATAG
- a CDS encoding ATP-binding cassette domain-containing protein: MSELVVGKLSKAFNGHEVLSDISLHLKTGEILGIFGRNGCGKSTLLKILFGTLSADDERIWVDNERFSTSRNIELMKISYLPQESFLPSDLRVRDVIPLYYKDGDVQDKLFYDPRIAKIERQQVGTLSLGERRYFEILLISRLPHQFMLLDEPFSMVEPLYQDSIKALLLQLKNEKGILITDHYYRDVLAISDRKMLIADGRAIEVDNEADLMRNGYLPIR; encoded by the coding sequence ATGAGTGAACTCGTAGTAGGTAAGCTGTCCAAGGCGTTCAATGGGCACGAGGTGCTGTCCGACATTTCGCTCCACCTAAAAACGGGTGAGATTTTGGGCATCTTTGGCCGTAACGGTTGTGGGAAGTCGACGTTGCTAAAGATTCTATTCGGCACCCTATCCGCCGACGATGAACGTATCTGGGTTGACAACGAGCGCTTCAGTACGTCGAGGAATATCGAGTTGATGAAGATCTCGTACCTGCCCCAGGAAAGCTTTTTGCCCAGCGATTTAAGGGTGAGGGATGTAATTCCGCTATACTATAAGGATGGAGATGTGCAGGACAAACTTTTCTACGACCCCCGGATAGCCAAGATTGAGCGGCAGCAGGTAGGAACCCTATCGTTGGGCGAGCGGCGGTACTTCGAGATTTTGCTGATTTCGAGATTGCCTCACCAATTCATGCTGCTCGACGAACCCTTTTCGATGGTCGAACCCTTATACCAAGACTCCATAAAAGCGCTGCTGCTCCAGCTGAAAAACGAAAAGGGGATACTAATCACCGACCACTACTACCGCGATGTTCTCGCAATTTCGGATCGTAAAATGCTGATAGCGGATGGCCGTGCCATTGAGGTTGACAATGAAGCCGACCTGATGAGGAATGGATATTTGCCCATCCGCTGA
- a CDS encoding chloramphenicol acetyltransferase — protein MRTIDINSWKRREHFRFFSKMASPFFGVVTEVDCTRCYDSARASGRSFFASYLHKSMIAVNAVEELRYRIVGDEVVAFDVIHAGTTVGREDGTFGFAFVNFSADFDTFNAELQKEIEEVKSTSGLRLNNDDLKTNLIRHSTIPWNSFSGLLHPTNFDPKESVPKITFGKFAIREGRKMLPVSVEAHHGLADGFHLAQYFSEFQAQLDAE, from the coding sequence ATGAGAACCATAGACATCAACAGCTGGAAAAGAAGGGAGCACTTCCGCTTTTTCTCCAAAATGGCCAGCCCCTTCTTTGGGGTGGTAACGGAGGTCGACTGCACCCGCTGCTACGACAGCGCCAGGGCAAGCGGGAGGTCCTTCTTTGCAAGCTACCTGCACAAGTCGATGATCGCGGTAAATGCCGTAGAGGAGCTGCGGTATAGAATCGTAGGCGACGAGGTTGTAGCGTTCGATGTTATACACGCGGGGACAACCGTAGGCCGCGAAGATGGCACCTTTGGCTTTGCGTTTGTAAACTTCTCGGCCGATTTTGACACCTTCAACGCCGAGCTGCAAAAAGAAATAGAGGAGGTAAAGAGCACCTCGGGGCTTCGGCTTAACAACGACGATCTGAAGACGAACCTTATTCGCCACTCAACCATCCCCTGGAATTCGTTTAGCGGCCTGCTGCACCCTACCAACTTCGATCCGAAAGAGTCGGTCCCCAAAATTACCTTTGGCAAGTTCGCAATCCGCGAAGGGCGAAAGATGCTTCCGGTGTCGGTTGAGGCCCACCACGGCTTGGCCGATGGCTTTCATTTGGCGCAATACTTCAGCGAGTTTCAGGCCCAACTTGATGCGGAGTAG
- a CDS encoding GGGtGRT protein, which translates to MALFESYDRRIAQINKVLNSYGISSVEEAKAICDAKGVDVYTIVKDIQPIAFENASWAYIVGAAIAIKKGQTNASEIAATLGEGLQAFCIPGSVADDRKVGLGHGNLAAMLLREETKCFAFLAGHESFAAAEGAIGIAKSANRVRKEPLRVILNGLGKDAAKIIARVNGFTYVQTQFDYATGELKEVNRIAYSNGEKAKVNCYGADDVREGVSIMHHEGVDVSITGNSTNPTRFQHPVAGTYKKECFEQGKKYFSVASGGGTGRTLHPDNMAAGPASYGMTDTMGRMHSDAQFAGSSSVPAHVEMMGLIGMGNNPMVGASVAVAVAVSQA; encoded by the coding sequence ATGGCATTATTTGAGAGCTACGATAGACGTATTGCACAAATCAACAAGGTGCTCAACTCCTATGGAATTTCCTCGGTAGAGGAGGCTAAAGCAATATGCGATGCCAAGGGAGTGGACGTGTACACAATTGTAAAGGATATTCAACCAATTGCCTTCGAAAATGCATCGTGGGCCTACATCGTAGGTGCTGCCATTGCCATTAAGAAGGGCCAAACCAACGCGTCGGAAATTGCTGCAACGCTAGGTGAAGGGCTTCAGGCATTCTGTATCCCTGGTTCGGTAGCCGACGACCGTAAGGTTGGTCTTGGCCACGGCAACCTAGCCGCCATGCTGCTTCGCGAAGAAACCAAGTGCTTTGCATTCCTAGCCGGCCACGAATCGTTTGCCGCTGCCGAAGGTGCAATTGGTATCGCCAAGTCGGCCAACCGGGTTCGCAAGGAGCCATTGCGCGTTATCCTTAACGGTTTGGGTAAGGATGCTGCAAAGATCATTGCCCGCGTTAACGGCTTTACCTACGTTCAAACCCAGTTCGACTACGCAACCGGCGAGCTTAAGGAGGTTAACCGCATCGCCTACTCGAATGGCGAAAAGGCAAAGGTAAACTGCTACGGTGCCGACGATGTGCGCGAAGGTGTTTCGATTATGCACCACGAGGGTGTTGATGTTTCGATCACCGGAAACTCTACCAACCCAACCCGCTTCCAGCACCCTGTAGCGGGTACGTACAAGAAGGAGTGCTTCGAGCAAGGTAAAAAGTACTTCTCGGTAGCATCGGGCGGTGGTACAGGTCGTACGCTCCACCCCGACAACATGGCTGCAGGTCCTGCTTCTTACGGCATGACCGACACCATGGGACGCATGCACTCCGACGCTCAGTTTGCAGGTTCGTCATCGGTACCCGCACACGTAGAGATGATGGGGCTTATCGGTATGGGCAATAACCCAATGGTAGGCGCTTCGGTTGCCGTTGCTGTTGCTGTTTCGCAAGCTTAA
- the argF gene encoding ornithine carbamoyltransferase produces the protein MAFNLRNRSFLKLLDFTPKEIDYLLNLAADLKKAKYAGTEQPTMKGKNIVLLFEKDSTRTRCAFEVGAMDQGAHVTYLGPAGSQMGKKESMKDTARVLGRMYDGIEYRGYSQEIVETLAQYSGVPVWNGLTTEFHPTQILADFLTMREHTDKPLNKVTFAYFGDARNNMGNSLMVGAAKMGMDFRAVAPKQCWPEEELVAKCREIAKETGAKITLTEDVKEGAKGCDFVYTDVWVSMGEPANVWEERIKLLKPYQINMNVIRATGNPNVKFMHCLPAFHNRETVVGEEMFQKFGLAEMEVTEEVFESPLSIVFDEAENRVHTIKAVMVATLGN, from the coding sequence ATGGCATTTAACTTGCGTAATAGGAGTTTCCTTAAGCTTCTTGATTTCACACCAAAAGAAATCGACTACCTGTTGAATTTGGCAGCTGACCTTAAAAAGGCAAAGTATGCTGGAACCGAACAACCAACCATGAAGGGTAAGAACATTGTGCTTCTTTTCGAGAAGGACTCTACCCGCACCCGCTGCGCATTCGAAGTAGGCGCCATGGATCAAGGTGCTCATGTAACCTACCTTGGCCCTGCCGGCTCGCAAATGGGCAAGAAGGAGTCGATGAAGGATACCGCTCGCGTTCTTGGCCGCATGTACGATGGTATCGAATACCGTGGCTACTCTCAGGAGATCGTTGAGACACTTGCTCAATACTCTGGCGTACCCGTATGGAATGGCCTTACCACCGAGTTCCACCCAACTCAAATCTTGGCCGACTTTCTAACCATGCGCGAGCATACCGACAAGCCTCTTAACAAGGTTACCTTTGCCTACTTTGGCGATGCCCGCAACAACATGGGTAACTCCCTAATGGTTGGTGCCGCTAAGATGGGCATGGACTTCCGCGCTGTTGCTCCAAAGCAATGCTGGCCCGAGGAAGAACTCGTTGCTAAATGCCGCGAGATTGCCAAGGAAACCGGCGCTAAAATCACCCTTACCGAAGATGTTAAAGAAGGAGCTAAAGGCTGCGACTTCGTTTACACCGATGTTTGGGTATCGATGGGCGAACCAGCAAACGTATGGGAAGAGCGCATTAAGCTGCTTAAGCCTTACCAAATCAACATGAACGTTATCCGTGCTACTGGTAACCCTAACGTGAAGTTCATGCACTGCCTACCTGCATTCCACAACCGCGAAACCGTTGTTGGCGAAGAGATGTTCCAAAAGTTCGGTCTTGCCGAAATGGAGGTTACCGAAGAGGTATTCGAGTCTCCGCTCTCAATCGTATTCGACGAGGCAGAAAACCGCGTTCACACCATCAAGGCAGTAATGGTAGCTACACTAGGAAACTAG
- a CDS encoding DNA-formamidopyrimidine glycosylase family protein produces MLEIPESKTISRQASETLTGRTITEVVNATSPHKFAFYSGDPTAYGALLIGRTVVSTRGHGMFADICLDGDATITIGDGTNMRYYVPSEPRPAKHQLLLGLDDGSSLAFTVAMYGSICAYRGALDSKYHQRSLGSISPLDDAFDEQLFENIFRSTTKDLSMKALLATEQRIPGLGNGVLQDILFNAGVHPKRKKSTLSDFQKAELFHCLKVTLQNMTDRGGRDTEKDLFGNPGGYKSVLSKNTYSAPCPNCGDTIIKEAYLGGTIYYCPTCQPLLK; encoded by the coding sequence ATGCTAGAAATTCCCGAATCGAAAACCATTAGTCGGCAGGCCAGCGAAACCTTAACCGGAAGAACGATTACCGAGGTGGTTAACGCCACCAGCCCCCATAAGTTTGCCTTCTATAGCGGCGATCCTACGGCTTATGGGGCGCTGCTCATCGGCAGAACGGTTGTATCAACCCGAGGGCACGGCATGTTTGCCGATATCTGCCTCGATGGCGATGCCACCATTACAATTGGCGATGGCACCAACATGCGCTACTATGTACCCTCAGAGCCACGCCCTGCCAAGCACCAGCTGCTGCTTGGGCTCGACGATGGTAGCAGCCTTGCCTTTACCGTTGCCATGTACGGCAGCATCTGCGCCTACAGGGGAGCGCTCGATAGCAAGTACCACCAGCGTAGCCTCGGCAGCATCTCTCCGCTCGACGATGCCTTTGATGAGCAGCTCTTCGAAAACATTTTTAGGAGTACCACCAAGGATTTGTCGATGAAGGCGCTTCTGGCAACCGAGCAGCGTATTCCCGGATTGGGGAACGGTGTTTTGCAGGATATCCTCTTTAATGCGGGTGTTCATCCTAAGCGGAAGAAATCTACGCTCTCCGACTTTCAGAAGGCGGAACTCTTCCATTGCCTGAAGGTGACGTTGCAAAATATGACCGATAGGGGAGGGCGCGATACCGAAAAGGATCTCTTCGGAAATCCCGGAGGGTACAAAAGCGTGCTGTCGAAAAACACCTATTCGGCTCCATGCCCCAATTGTGGCGATACCATTATTAAGGAGGCCTACTTGGGCGGTACCATATACTATTGTCCCACTTGCCAGCCGCTACTCAAATAG
- a CDS encoding outer membrane lipoprotein carrier protein LolA: protein MKKLLFLLLAIVTGGAAMAQDRQAKEILDRLSEKTRSYSTITAEFTISINNRKDKVKDTQQGKMQLKGSMFKISMKASDIYSNGRVRWTHVKEAAEVNLQNVNPNDPSILNNPAKLFNAYLTDFKYAYKGTKKESGVKVQEIHLFPKDLKAAYSQVKLMIEESTGMPKTVIYVGKDGVTYTVRFTRITPNLSMSNAEFVFNTKAHPNVEVIDMR from the coding sequence ATGAAAAAGTTACTATTCCTACTGTTAGCCATCGTTACAGGTGGTGCAGCGATGGCGCAAGATCGTCAAGCAAAGGAAATACTCGACAGGCTCTCGGAGAAAACGAGATCTTACAGCACCATAACTGCCGAGTTTACCATTTCAATCAACAATAGAAAGGATAAGGTAAAGGACACTCAGCAGGGCAAAATGCAGCTTAAGGGAAGCATGTTTAAAATATCGATGAAGGCTAGCGATATTTATAGCAATGGTCGTGTACGTTGGACTCACGTAAAGGAGGCTGCTGAGGTTAACCTTCAAAATGTAAATCCAAACGATCCCAGCATCCTTAATAATCCTGCGAAGCTATTCAACGCTTACCTTACCGATTTTAAGTATGCCTATAAGGGAACAAAAAAGGAGTCTGGAGTAAAGGTCCAGGAGATTCATCTTTTCCCAAAAGATCTTAAGGCTGCTTACTCGCAGGTTAAGTTAATGATCGAAGAAAGTACAGGAATGCCTAAAACTGTAATATACGTAGGGAAAGATGGTGTAACTTATACCGTCAGGTTTACAAGGATTACCCCTAATCTTTCTATGTCGAATGCAGAATTCGTATTTAACACTAAGGCGCATCCCAATGTCGAAGTTATCGACATGAGGTAA